In Nicotiana tabacum cultivar K326 chromosome 11, ASM71507v2, whole genome shotgun sequence, a single window of DNA contains:
- the LOC142165849 gene encoding uncharacterized protein LOC142165849, with the protein MKKKLEEAKGIWPEILPEASWAHRTTPKTSTGETPYSLVYRIEAVIPVEVGEPSLRYSHENGTSNDDNRRQDLDKVEERRDMKYIRMVAQEQQAERYYSKTEKVRLLKVGDYVLKAKTQENRNHEKANWEQTRTYRTKL; encoded by the coding sequence atgaagaagaaacttgAAGAGGCAAAAGGAATATGGCCAGAAATACTCCCAGAAGCATCATGGGCACACAGGACTACCCCGAAGACGAGCACAGGAGAGACACCTTACTCCCTCGTCTACAGAATAGAAGCGGtcataccagtcgaagtcggagaacccagccTGAGGTACTCCCATGAAAACGGTACCAGCAACGACGATAATAGGAGGCAAGATCTCGACAAGGTCGAGGAGCGACGAGACATGAAGTACATAAGGATGGTCGCTCAGGAACAACAAGCAGAGCGCTATTATAGCAAAACAGAAAAGGTTCGACTGCTCAAAGTCGGAGATTACGTACTCAAAGCCAAAACCCAAGAAAATAGGAACCACGAGAAGGCAAACTGGGAACAAACTAGGACGTACCGCACAAAATTATAG
- the LOC107793540 gene encoding uncharacterized protein LOC107793540 translates to MLQQRHLKELLSDKGSNTTERVRERQGLPKPPSLARAINMIIGDNDDASINGIKFTATHKIKRSITHERYDRLEESIIFDESYTDDLTFPHDDALVITLRILYIDVKRIMVDEESGTCIIHPRVLAQMRLEDRIVPRCITLTYFNNAVEHNWGEITLSVLASGVTLETKFHIMDQDTAYNVIVELPWIYPMTVVPPSLYQVIKFPTPWGIFSIRGEQCTSQKCYRISMDSTTTQQKKDKEKEA, encoded by the coding sequence ATGCTACAACAAAGGCACCTCAAAGAATTGCTCAGTGACAAAGGCAGTAACACCACAGAAAGGGTTCGAGAACGTCAAGGCTTGCCAAAGCCACCTTCACTAGCTCGTGCCATCAATATGATTATTGGTGACAACGATGACGCCTCTATCAACGGCATCAAGTTCACCGCCACCCACAAGATAAAAAGATCAATCACCCATGAACGGTATGACAGACTCGAAGAAAGCATCATCTTCGACGAGTCATATACCGATGATTTGACTTTTCCTCACGATGATGCCCTTGTAATTACTTTACGAATTTTATATATTGATGTTAAACGAATCATGGTAGATGAAGAAAGTGGAACGTGCATCATCCATCCCCGAGTCCTTGCTCAGATGAGACTCGAGGATAGGATAGTGCCACGTTGCATCACACTAACCtattttaacaatgcagttgaacacAATTGGGGAGAAATTACACTCTCTGTTCTCGCCAGTGGGGTGACTCTAGAGACAAagttccacatcatggaccaggacaCCGCGTACAACGTCATCGTGGAACTACCATGGATATATCCTATGACAGTCGTCCCTCCCAGCTTATACCAAGTGATCAAATTCCCAACACcttggggaatattcagcatacgaGGGGAACAATGCACGTCCCAGAAATGCTATCGAATCTCCATGGACAGCACGACAACTCAACAAAAGAAAGATAAGGAAAAAGAAGCATAA